In Cryptococcus tetragattii IND107 chromosome 5, whole genome shotgun sequence, one genomic interval encodes:
- a CDS encoding 60S ribosomal uL1 domain-containing protein, translating into MSKLQASSVRGSIRTVLDQSSLENHKEAGGKKRNFVETIELQIGLKNYDPQRDKRFSGTVKLPHVPRPRMSLCILADAMDVDRAKQLDEELPFMTVEDLKKLNKNKKLVKKLAQKYDAFLASEALIKQIPRLLGPGLSKAGKFPTPVSHSDDLARKINDVRSTIKFQLKKVLCLGVAIGHVNMTEDQVMQNVMLAINFLISLLKKQWQNIQSLTIKSTMGKPQRLF; encoded by the exons ATGTCCAAGCTCCAGGCATCAAGCGTGCGAGGGTCTATCAGGACCGTCCTCGACCAGTCCTCCCTCGAGAACCACAAGGAGGCTGGTGGTAAGAAGAGGAACTTCGTTGAGACCATCGAGCTCCAGATTGGTCTCAAGAACTACGACCCCCAGAGGGACAAGCGTTTC TCCGGTACCGTCAAGCTTCCTCACGTTCCCAGGCCTAGGATGTCTCTCTGTATCCTTGCCGACGCCATGGACGTTGACCG TGCCAAGCAGCTCGATGAGGAGCTCCCCTTCATGACCGTTGAGGacttgaagaagctcaacaagaacaagaagctcgTCAAGAAGCTCGCTCAAAAGTACGACGCTTTCCTTGCCTCTGAGGCCCTCATCAAGCAGATTCCCCGTTTGCTCGGTCCCGGTCTCTCCAAGGCGGGCAAGTTCCCTACCCCCGTCTCTCACTCTGATGATCTCGCTCGAAAGATCAACGACGTCCGATCTACCATCAAGTTCCAGCTCAAGAAGGTTCTCTGTCTTGGTGTTGCCATCGGTCACGTCAACATGACCGAGGACCAGGTTATGCAGAACGTCATGCTCGCCATCAActtcttgatctctctcttgaagaagcag TGGCAGAACATCCAGTCTCTTACCATCAAGTCCACCATGGGCAAGCCCCAGCGACTCTTCTAA